One Streptosporangium sp. NBC_01495 DNA window includes the following coding sequences:
- a CDS encoding acyl-CoA dehydrogenase family protein, producing the protein MSQQAVTMTGVEPPGRDTWGAPACPARVLTLRERVAGFVREQVMPHEAELDAGGAPARELLARLRHRARAEGLWGLPLPAELGGAGLSLTEYAHVAEAEGASDHGPGVLGSTALLDVTTLAGHAEPAVRDLYLPLLASGRLTMCNAMTEPDAPGSEPGLTTTRAVQEPDGSWTVHGRKWFVTGAGDADLAAVLARTSGAPPSTTGLSLLLVPTSAPGFRVVRELPILGAGGQWEIALDAVTVPPGHLLGEPGRGLRVLAERVRLGRLLRCLRWLGQAERAFALMRERARSRPTASGRLADLQLVQALVFDALLAIRTTRPLVFEAVALVEAGLDARVETGLAKVAAARMLQQVTDAAIQVHGAAGLGPGTPLPALFRTGRMARLLDGPDELHIGAVARRILG; encoded by the coding sequence ATGTCACAGCAGGCCGTCACCATGACCGGCGTCGAACCGCCCGGCCGGGACACCTGGGGGGCGCCCGCCTGCCCGGCGCGGGTGCTCACGCTGCGCGAGCGGGTGGCCGGATTCGTCCGCGAGCAGGTCATGCCGCACGAGGCGGAACTGGACGCGGGCGGCGCGCCCGCGCGCGAACTCCTCGCCCGGCTCAGGCACCGGGCGCGCGCCGAAGGGCTCTGGGGGCTGCCGCTGCCGGCGGAGCTGGGCGGCGCGGGCCTGTCACTGACGGAGTACGCGCACGTGGCCGAGGCGGAGGGCGCGAGCGATCACGGTCCGGGCGTGCTCGGTTCCACCGCGCTGCTGGACGTGACCACCCTGGCCGGGCACGCCGAACCCGCCGTACGGGACCTCTACCTGCCCCTGCTGGCGAGCGGGCGGCTGACCATGTGCAACGCGATGACCGAACCGGACGCGCCCGGCTCGGAACCCGGCCTCACCACCACCCGGGCCGTCCAGGAGCCCGACGGCTCCTGGACGGTCCACGGGCGCAAGTGGTTCGTCACCGGCGCGGGCGACGCGGACCTGGCCGCCGTACTCGCCCGCACCTCCGGCGCTCCGCCCTCCACGACCGGCCTGTCCCTGCTGCTCGTGCCCACCTCCGCCCCCGGCTTCCGCGTGGTCCGCGAGCTGCCGATCCTCGGCGCGGGCGGCCAGTGGGAGATCGCCCTGGACGCGGTCACCGTCCCGCCCGGCCATCTCCTCGGGGAACCCGGACGAGGACTGCGCGTGCTCGCCGAACGGGTGCGGCTCGGCCGCCTGCTGCGCTGCCTGCGCTGGCTCGGCCAGGCCGAGCGCGCCTTCGCCCTCATGCGCGAGCGGGCTCGCTCACGGCCGACGGCCTCAGGACGGCTCGCCGACCTCCAGCTCGTCCAGGCGCTCGTCTTCGACGCCCTGCTCGCCATCAGGACCACCCGGCCGCTGGTGTTCGAGGCCGTGGCCCTGGTGGAGGCGGGACTGGACGCCAGAGTCGAGACCGGCCTGGCGAAGGTGGCCGCCGCCCGGATGCTGCAGCAGGTCACCGACGCGGCCATCCAGGTCCACGGCGCGGCCGGGCTCGGCCCCGGCACCCCGCTGCCCGCGCTGTTCCGTACCGGCCGGATGGCCCGCCTCCTCGACGGCCCCGACGAACTGCACATCGGCGCGGTGGCCCGCCGGATTCTCGGGTGA
- the rpmB gene encoding 50S ribosomal protein L28, with amino-acid sequence MSAYCQLTGVKPVFGNNVSHSHRRTRRRWSPNIQPRRYWLPAEGRFVRLTLSARAVKTVDKIGIEAAVARIRARGERI; translated from the coding sequence ATGTCCGCCTACTGCCAGCTCACCGGCGTCAAGCCGGTGTTCGGCAACAACGTCTCCCACTCCCACCGCCGCACCCGCCGCCGTTGGAGTCCCAACATCCAGCCACGGCGCTACTGGCTGCCCGCCGAGGGCCGTTTCGTGCGGCTGACGCTCAGCGCCAGAGCCGTCAAGACCGTCGACAAGATCGGCATCGAGGCCGCCGTGGCCCGTATCCGCGCCCGGGGAGAACGGATCTGA
- a CDS encoding (2Fe-2S)-binding protein, which yields MTPPASGAAAARPGPLPASPSAVSTAIADVSEISGYFELGIGPIEAGWRPLTDLAADLDLLRRRIIDVAGRLGTDELRVAASILFQGLAARLWSPVVGAVVTHDLLLDLAPVHWREASSGPLPLRAERPTGRRILDPAGVAEPLYREVLTEVLEPLAWSVREIVRIAPGLLWGNAASALAGTVRTIAHRRPELAARATALGRELLALGVLRGGGDLVEPVPGQPFFVRRSCCLFYRLPKGGKCGDCVLIDPETRRRQWAAALRQPGGSS from the coding sequence GTGACGCCTCCGGCCTCCGGCGCGGCCGCCGCCCGGCCGGGACCGCTTCCCGCCTCACCGTCGGCGGTCTCTACGGCGATCGCCGACGTCTCCGAGATCAGCGGCTACTTCGAACTCGGGATCGGACCGATCGAGGCGGGCTGGCGACCGCTCACCGACCTGGCGGCCGACCTCGACCTCCTGCGGCGGCGGATCATCGACGTCGCCGGACGCCTGGGGACCGACGAGCTCCGGGTGGCGGCCTCCATCCTGTTCCAGGGGCTGGCGGCCCGTCTGTGGTCACCCGTCGTCGGCGCGGTGGTAACGCACGACCTGCTCCTGGACCTGGCCCCCGTCCACTGGCGGGAGGCGTCCAGCGGGCCGCTGCCGCTGCGGGCCGAGCGCCCGACCGGCCGGCGGATCCTCGACCCCGCCGGGGTCGCCGAACCGCTGTACCGCGAGGTGCTGACCGAGGTTCTGGAGCCGCTGGCGTGGTCCGTACGGGAGATCGTGAGGATCGCTCCCGGGCTGCTGTGGGGCAACGCCGCCTCCGCCCTGGCCGGAACCGTCCGGACCATCGCCCACCGGCGCCCCGAACTCGCCGCGCGGGCCACCGCGCTCGGGCGCGAGCTGCTCGCGCTGGGAGTGCTGCGGGGTGGTGGCGACCTGGTCGAGCCCGTCCCCGGGCAGCCGTTCTTCGTCCGGCGCAGCTGCTGCCTGTTCTACCGCCTGCCCAAGGGCGGCAAGTGTGGCGACTGCGTCCTCATCGACCCCGAGACCCGCCGCCGGCAGTGGGCTGCGGCCCTGCGACAGCCCGGAGGATCCTCATGA
- the rpsN gene encoding 30S ribosomal protein S14: MARKSKIAANERRKLVVIRYAERRAGLKEIIRTGSPDERAQAVRELSRQPRDAGATRVRNRDVTDGRPRGHLRRFGLSRIRFRELAHRGELPGVTKSSW; the protein is encoded by the coding sequence ATGGCCAGGAAAAGCAAGATCGCAGCCAACGAGCGGCGCAAACTCGTCGTCATCCGCTACGCGGAGCGCCGGGCAGGCCTCAAGGAGATCATCCGCACCGGCTCCCCCGACGAGCGAGCCCAGGCCGTCCGCGAGTTGAGCCGCCAACCACGCGACGCCGGCGCCACCCGCGTGCGTAACCGCGACGTCACCGACGGCCGCCCGCGCGGCCACCTGCGCAGGTTCGGGCTCTCCCGGATCCGCTTCCGCGAGCTGGCCCACCGCGGCGAGCTGCCCGGCGTCACCAAATCCAGCTGGTAG
- a CDS encoding (2Fe-2S) ferredoxin domain-containing protein has protein sequence MNKITVCRDCCCGSSRKVPGLDHDEQVRRLSRIADVRLSDCLDVCEQANVIVVQPTPAGRAAGGRPVWLGLVNQDEAVDDIAAWLREGGPGLSETPAILALHQITPPGRRKAGRP, from the coding sequence ATGAACAAGATCACCGTTTGCCGGGACTGCTGCTGCGGCAGCAGCCGCAAGGTTCCCGGCCTCGACCACGATGAGCAGGTCCGCCGCCTCTCCCGGATCGCCGACGTCCGCCTCAGTGACTGCCTGGACGTATGCGAGCAGGCCAACGTCATCGTCGTCCAGCCCACCCCCGCCGGACGCGCGGCCGGCGGAAGGCCGGTCTGGCTCGGGCTGGTCAATCAGGACGAGGCCGTCGACGACATCGCCGCCTGGCTGCGCGAGGGCGGCCCCGGCCTGTCCGAGACCCCGGCCATCCTCGCCCTGCACCAGATCACCCCGCCGGGCCGGCGGAAGGCCGGACGTCCGTGA
- a CDS encoding CobW family GTP-binding protein translates to MSVPVVIVSGLHPEPRSALVDRLLADHPGSVAIHHDLREVSTGRVERVVRDASGTLDLREIRLAHGCVTCTVREDLIPELLSRSGSAPLLVVELWDSVEPRTVAEALAWHEDTVHRLRLTGVLTALDAARTTEDICCDERLAAHGKHAAAGDARHLAEVLTRQIEYATALVVSGEQADDVELALAVLGHLAPTTPAGPPDLVLPAVTGAGIDVEMLGARVDPATAQLPCDAQTGEISTVVWHRLRPLHPQRLFDAVDELVTETVRSRGRFWLANRHERLLAWDAVAGVITVEDAGPWLVVLPEAAWEMESPARRMAATLDWTPQLGDRVQHLVFTGPDLDRDRIHRLLDSCLLTEAETLAGSDVWAGYPDPFAFVLDLKETSA, encoded by the coding sequence ATGTCCGTCCCCGTCGTCATCGTCTCAGGACTGCATCCCGAACCGCGCTCGGCCCTGGTGGACCGCCTGCTCGCCGACCACCCCGGATCGGTGGCGATCCACCACGACCTGCGAGAGGTGAGCACCGGGCGCGTGGAACGCGTCGTACGCGACGCGTCGGGGACGCTGGACCTGCGGGAGATACGCCTCGCGCACGGCTGCGTCACCTGCACCGTGCGCGAGGACCTCATCCCGGAGCTCCTCTCGCGGTCGGGCTCGGCACCGCTGCTCGTCGTGGAGCTGTGGGACTCGGTCGAACCCCGGACCGTGGCCGAGGCCCTCGCCTGGCACGAGGACACCGTGCACCGCCTGCGCCTGACCGGGGTGCTGACCGCCCTGGACGCGGCACGCACGACCGAGGACATCTGCTGCGACGAGCGCCTCGCCGCTCACGGCAAACACGCGGCGGCCGGCGACGCGCGCCACCTGGCCGAGGTGCTCACCCGCCAGATCGAGTACGCCACCGCCCTCGTCGTGTCCGGTGAGCAGGCCGACGACGTCGAACTCGCCCTGGCCGTGCTCGGCCACCTCGCCCCCACCACCCCGGCCGGTCCCCCCGACCTCGTCCTGCCCGCGGTCACCGGTGCGGGGATCGACGTGGAGATGCTCGGGGCCCGCGTCGACCCGGCGACCGCCCAGCTGCCCTGCGACGCACAGACCGGGGAGATCTCCACCGTGGTCTGGCACCGGCTGCGCCCCCTGCACCCCCAGCGGCTGTTCGACGCCGTCGACGAGCTGGTCACCGAGACCGTCCGCAGCCGCGGCCGGTTCTGGCTGGCCAACCGGCACGAGCGCCTGCTCGCCTGGGACGCCGTCGCCGGCGTCATCACCGTCGAGGACGCCGGCCCCTGGCTGGTCGTCCTGCCCGAGGCCGCCTGGGAGATGGAGAGCCCCGCCCGCCGCATGGCCGCCACCCTCGACTGGACCCCCCAGCTCGGCGACCGCGTCCAGCACCTCGTCTTCACCGGCCCCGACCTCGACCGCGACCGCATCCATCGGCTCCTGGACTCCTGCCTGCTCACCGAGGCCGAGACCCTGGCCGGCTCCGACGTCTGGGCCGGATACCCCGACCCGTTCGCCTTCGTCCTCGACCTGAAGGAGACCTCCGCTTGA
- the rpmF gene encoding 50S ribosomal protein L32: MAVPKRRTSRSNTRHRRSQWKAVTPGLVPVTVGGRELLVPRRLVRAYRRGLLP; the protein is encoded by the coding sequence ATGGCCGTTCCCAAACGCAGGACCTCCCGAAGCAACACCCGCCACCGCCGCTCGCAGTGGAAGGCCGTCACGCCCGGCCTTGTCCCGGTCACCGTCGGCGGACGCGAACTGCTGGTACCGCGCCGACTCGTCCGCGCCTACCGGCGCGGACTCCTCCCCTGA
- a CDS encoding MerR family transcriptional regulator, producing the protein MRLRPIDLAREHGLSTQAVRNYEEAGILPPAERSPHGYRVYAPRHAAALRTFLASIPAHGHATAGAIMRAVNGGAVEEALRLIDESHAQLAGDRHTLEAVERALRDLAPPREAEPGVTFIGPLARRIGIRPATLRKWERAGLIVPGRDPRTGYRVYTSADVRDVLLAHQLRRGGYGLEQIARVLERVRAAGGPEPLQATLRDWHDRLTARGLAMLAGAAALDTYLGTP; encoded by the coding sequence ATGCGGTTGCGGCCCATCGATCTGGCGCGCGAGCACGGCCTGTCCACGCAGGCGGTGCGCAACTACGAGGAGGCGGGGATCCTGCCGCCGGCCGAGCGTTCGCCGCACGGCTACCGCGTCTACGCTCCGCGCCACGCGGCGGCGTTGCGGACGTTCCTGGCGTCGATCCCCGCGCACGGCCACGCGACCGCGGGGGCGATCATGCGGGCCGTGAACGGCGGCGCGGTCGAGGAGGCGCTGCGGCTGATCGACGAGAGCCACGCGCAGCTGGCCGGCGACCGGCACACGCTGGAGGCCGTGGAACGGGCGCTGCGCGACCTGGCGCCGCCGCGCGAGGCGGAGCCGGGGGTGACGTTCATCGGGCCGCTGGCGCGCAGGATCGGCATCCGGCCGGCGACGTTGCGCAAATGGGAGCGGGCCGGGCTGATCGTACCCGGGCGCGATCCGCGCACCGGCTACCGCGTCTACACCTCCGCCGACGTGCGCGACGTGCTGCTCGCCCACCAGCTGCGGCGGGGCGGGTACGGGCTGGAACAGATCGCGCGGGTGCTGGAGCGGGTACGGGCCGCAGGCGGGCCGGAGCCGCTGCAGGCGACGCTGCGGGACTGGCACGACCGGCTGACGGCGCGGGGCCTGGCGATGCTGGCGGGCGCGGCCGCGCTCGACACCTATCTGGGGACGCCATAG
- a CDS encoding transglutaminase domain-containing protein — protein sequence MDRDLLVAAHRLIAARVRPVYAMNDTQPVSRTLLLERGSCSQRLAVLEAVGRACGIAGRVRGLLVSGRFWHPRFPRLRALVPRQVVLAWPEFLLDGEWVTVSELYGDLSTLREEEAFTNIGGETLFDAVARTAVDWDGVTASSCDLSGQVLADLGYFSSRDALFRAHGQTLCSPVRITADLVMGRRSA from the coding sequence ATGGATCGGGACCTTCTGGTCGCGGCCCACCGGCTCATCGCCGCGCGGGTGCGCCCGGTGTATGCCATGAACGACACGCAGCCGGTCTCCAGGACGCTTCTCCTGGAGCGCGGATCGTGCAGCCAGCGGCTGGCGGTGCTGGAAGCGGTGGGGCGGGCCTGCGGGATCGCCGGCCGGGTCAGGGGGTTGCTGGTGAGCGGGCGCTTCTGGCACCCTCGCTTTCCTCGGTTGCGAGCACTGGTCCCGCGTCAGGTGGTGCTCGCCTGGCCGGAGTTCCTGCTCGACGGTGAGTGGGTGACCGTCTCCGAGCTGTACGGCGATCTGAGCACGCTACGGGAGGAGGAGGCGTTCACCAACATCGGTGGTGAGACGCTCTTCGACGCGGTGGCCCGCACCGCCGTCGATTGGGACGGCGTCACCGCCTCGTCATGTGACCTGTCCGGCCAGGTGCTGGCCGACCTGGGGTATTTCAGCTCCCGTGATGCCTTGTTCCGGGCGCACGGCCAGACGTTGTGCTCGCCGGTTCGCATCACCGCCGATCTCGTCATGGGGCGCCGGTCGGCTTGA
- the rpsR gene encoding 30S ribosomal protein S18, with product MKPRRTPRKKTNPLHGVSHIDYKDTDLLRAFISDRGKIRGRRVTGVTVQQQRRLAAAIKNAREMALLPYASTSRSR from the coding sequence TTGAAACCTCGCCGCACGCCCCGCAAGAAGACCAATCCGCTGCACGGCGTGAGCCACATCGACTACAAGGACACCGACCTGCTCCGCGCGTTCATCTCCGACCGCGGCAAGATCCGCGGCCGCCGTGTCACCGGGGTCACCGTCCAGCAGCAGCGCCGGCTGGCCGCCGCGATCAAGAACGCCCGCGAGATGGCCCTGCTCCCCTACGCCTCCACCTCGCGATCCCGCTGA